One Actinospica robiniae DSM 44927 genomic region harbors:
- a CDS encoding class I SAM-dependent methyltransferase yields MTVRLQDGSAGDANYEAIGVGYTGYRQPDPRIAQAIAGTLGDVRSVLNVGAGAGSYEAAAYEITAVEPSASMRAQRPAHLVEAIDAVAEDLPFDDDFFDASMATFSVHQWGDLAAGLGEMRRVTRGPVLVLTCDPDLVRDFWLNRYAPLVLDTEARRYPSIARIAELLGGTATVTYVQIPLDCTDGFNEAYYGRPEMLLDPGARRANSAWSFVPEPVAAAYTEHLARDLANGTWDAQYGALRTQPECQGSLVLIRAIRD; encoded by the coding sequence ATGACGGTTCGTTTGCAGGACGGCAGTGCCGGAGACGCGAACTACGAGGCGATCGGTGTCGGCTACACCGGCTACCGTCAACCGGACCCGCGCATCGCGCAGGCGATCGCCGGGACGCTCGGGGACGTGCGGAGCGTGCTGAATGTCGGGGCGGGAGCGGGCTCGTACGAAGCGGCCGCGTACGAGATCACGGCGGTCGAGCCGTCCGCGTCGATGCGGGCGCAGCGCCCGGCGCATCTGGTCGAGGCGATCGACGCGGTCGCCGAGGATCTGCCGTTCGACGACGACTTCTTCGACGCGTCGATGGCCACGTTCAGCGTCCACCAGTGGGGTGATCTGGCCGCGGGGCTGGGCGAGATGCGGCGGGTGACCCGCGGACCGGTCCTTGTGCTCACCTGCGACCCGGACCTGGTGCGCGATTTCTGGCTCAACCGCTACGCCCCGCTCGTCCTGGACACCGAGGCCCGCCGCTACCCGTCGATCGCGAGGATCGCCGAATTGCTCGGCGGCACGGCCACGGTGACCTACGTGCAGATCCCGCTCGACTGCACCGACGGATTCAACGAGGCCTACTACGGCCGCCCCGAGATGCTCTTGGATCCGGGCGCCCGCAGAGCCAACTCGGCGTGGAGTTTCGTGCCCGAGCCCGTCGCTGCCGCGTACACCGAGCACCTCGCCCGCGATCTTGCCAACGGCACCTGGGACGCTCAGTACGGCGCCCTGCGCACGCAGCCGGAGTGCCAGGGCTCGCTCGTTCTGATCCGCGCCATCCGCGACTGA
- a CDS encoding aminotransferase class I/II-fold pyridoxal phosphate-dependent enzyme, protein MSDDSTSLDLLENLRTLLARLAPGDRLPSSRELIEQHRVSPVTVSRVIAQLAAEGAVVTKPGSGTYVASRAKDRGPAPDTGWQTIALSDRSIDTGPVTDELGPVPNGAILLDGGYLHRTLQPTRALSSALARAARRPDAWDRTSANGLTPLRAVFAANSNGVTPDDVLITAGGQSALSMALRAIVAPGSPVLVESPTYPGALAAARAAGLRPVPVPMDANGVRPDLLAEAFAMTGARAFYCQPTFHNPTGRVLSQERRGQVVEVARAAGAFVIEDDFARLLGHGGPVPRPLVEDDRDGTVVYVTSLTKPAAPSLRIGAIIARGPVMERLRAVRRVDDFFVARPMQEAALELVSSPAWDRHLRALSAALRERCTQLTAAVTRQCPDWDLGHPPAGGLHLWIELPAGADAVSVSRSARDNNVAVSYGNRYFAAETPTACLRLAFAAATDTPELLEGARRLGSLARHGGIVG, encoded by the coding sequence ATGTCAGACGATAGCACTTCTCTCGATCTGCTGGAAAACTTGCGCACCCTGCTCGCCCGCCTGGCACCCGGGGATCGGCTGCCGAGCAGCCGCGAGTTGATTGAGCAACACCGGGTCAGCCCGGTGACCGTGTCCCGCGTGATCGCGCAACTGGCGGCCGAGGGAGCGGTCGTCACCAAGCCGGGCAGCGGCACTTACGTCGCGTCGCGCGCAAAGGACCGCGGGCCCGCTCCCGACACCGGCTGGCAGACGATCGCGCTCAGCGACCGGAGCATCGACACCGGCCCGGTGACCGATGAACTCGGGCCGGTTCCGAACGGGGCGATCCTGCTGGACGGGGGTTATCTGCACCGGACGCTCCAGCCGACGAGAGCCTTGAGTTCAGCGCTGGCACGCGCGGCCCGCCGCCCGGATGCCTGGGACCGCACATCCGCGAACGGCCTGACTCCGCTACGCGCGGTGTTCGCCGCGAATTCGAATGGCGTCACGCCTGACGACGTGTTGATCACCGCAGGCGGGCAGAGTGCACTGTCGATGGCATTGCGCGCCATCGTCGCACCCGGCAGCCCGGTCTTGGTGGAGTCGCCGACCTACCCCGGTGCGCTGGCGGCAGCGCGCGCCGCGGGTCTGCGGCCGGTCCCGGTACCCATGGACGCGAACGGAGTACGGCCGGACCTGCTGGCCGAGGCGTTCGCCATGACCGGCGCGCGCGCGTTCTACTGCCAGCCGACCTTCCACAACCCCACCGGCAGAGTGCTCTCCCAGGAACGTCGTGGGCAGGTGGTCGAAGTGGCGAGGGCGGCGGGCGCATTTGTGATCGAGGACGATTTCGCGCGGCTCCTGGGGCACGGCGGGCCGGTGCCGCGGCCGCTGGTGGAGGATGACCGCGACGGCACAGTCGTCTACGTCACCTCGCTGACCAAGCCCGCGGCGCCCAGCCTGCGCATCGGGGCGATCATCGCCCGCGGACCGGTGATGGAACGGCTGCGAGCGGTCCGGCGGGTCGATGACTTCTTCGTCGCCCGTCCCATGCAGGAAGCGGCACTCGAGTTGGTCAGCTCCCCGGCCTGGGACCGGCATCTACGAGCTCTCTCCGCGGCACTTCGGGAACGTTGCACGCAACTGACGGCCGCAGTCACCCGGCAGTGCCCTGACTGGGACCTCGGCCACCCGCCCGCCGGCGGACTTCACCTGTGGATCGAGCTGCCCGCGGGCGCGGACGCCGTCTCAGTCAGTCGTTCGGCCAGGGACAACAACGTCGCCGTCAGCTACGGAAACCGCTACTTCGCGGCGGAAACCCCCACCGCATGTCTCCGACTCGCATTCGCCGCCGCCACGGACACCCCCGAATTACTCGAAGGCGCACGACGGCTGGGATCGCTGGCGCGCCATGGGGGCATCGTCGGATGA
- a CDS encoding aminotransferase class V-fold PLP-dependent enzyme: MKDESSTTALGAEALLDVEALRDDTPGCRNVIHFNNAGCGLLAAPVLTAVLDHVKLEASIGGYEAAAARTAAVREFYTETAALINAAPENIAFAGSATHAFGTALSAIAFKAGDVILATRNDFISNQIAFLSLQKRHGVRVVHAPDSPEGGVDVDAMATLMRSLRPRLVTATHIPTNSGLVQPVAQIGRHCRELDLLYLVDACQSVGQYPVDVEEIGCDLLTATCRKFLRGPRGSGFLFVSDRVLQAGYEPLFLDMHGALWIEPGRYRPAETAARFEEWEFPYATVLGCAAAARYARQVGMEAVARRSPALAARLRDRLGSISGVRVLDRGPQVGAIVTFCVEGWRPQPFKEAMDAHRITSALSFREFAQFDFADKNVEWCLRLSPHYYNTEAEVDEVASTVADLRGRQ, from the coding sequence ATGAAAGATGAGAGTAGCACTACTGCCCTTGGGGCAGAAGCACTTCTGGATGTCGAGGCGCTGCGGGACGACACCCCCGGATGCCGGAACGTGATCCACTTCAACAACGCCGGCTGCGGACTGCTTGCGGCTCCGGTGCTCACCGCGGTTCTCGATCACGTGAAGCTGGAAGCGAGTATCGGCGGCTACGAGGCCGCAGCCGCCCGAACGGCGGCGGTCCGCGAGTTCTACACGGAGACGGCCGCCCTGATCAACGCGGCTCCGGAGAACATCGCCTTCGCCGGGAGCGCCACTCACGCCTTCGGCACCGCTCTCTCGGCCATCGCGTTCAAGGCCGGCGATGTCATCCTGGCCACCCGCAACGACTTCATCTCCAACCAGATCGCCTTCCTGTCACTGCAGAAGCGGCACGGAGTGCGGGTCGTGCATGCGCCGGACTCTCCAGAGGGCGGTGTGGACGTGGATGCGATGGCGACGCTGATGCGTTCGCTCCGGCCGCGGCTGGTGACCGCCACCCACATCCCCACCAATTCCGGCCTGGTCCAACCCGTCGCGCAGATCGGCCGGCACTGTCGCGAACTGGACCTGCTCTACCTCGTCGACGCGTGCCAATCGGTCGGCCAGTACCCCGTCGACGTCGAGGAGATCGGCTGCGACCTGCTCACCGCGACCTGCCGGAAGTTCCTGCGCGGACCGCGCGGCTCCGGGTTCCTGTTCGTCTCCGACCGTGTGCTGCAGGCAGGCTATGAGCCGTTGTTCCTGGACATGCACGGTGCTCTCTGGATCGAGCCGGGACGGTACCGGCCCGCCGAGACCGCGGCCCGCTTCGAGGAATGGGAGTTCCCTTACGCGACCGTGCTCGGCTGCGCGGCTGCCGCACGCTACGCGAGGCAGGTCGGCATGGAGGCTGTCGCCCGGCGCTCCCCGGCGCTTGCGGCCCGGCTTCGCGACCGACTCGGGTCGATATCAGGGGTACGCGTGCTCGACCGCGGTCCGCAGGTCGGCGCCATCGTCACGTTCTGTGTCGAAGGCTGGCGGCCGCAGCCCTTCAAGGAGGCCATGGACGCCCATCGCATCACCTCGGCCCTGAGCTTCCGTGAGTTCGCACAGTTCGATTTCGCTGACAAGAACGTCGAGTGGTGCCTGCGCCTGTCGCCGCACTACTACAACACCGAGGCAGAGGTCGATGAAGTGGCCTCAACGGTCGCGGACCTGCGGGGGCGACAATGA